The nucleotide window AGGTAGCTGACTTCCGGCCGCTCGAACTCCCAGGGATTGCCGAAGTCGAGCCAGGTCTCGGTCTGCTCGTGCTGCCAGCCGTCAACGATGGCCTGACGGAACAGCCCGTGGTCGTAACGGATGCCGTAGCCATGCGCCGCCACCTGCAGCGTCGCCATGCTTTCCATGAAGCACGCCGCCAGCCGGCCGAGGCCGCCGTTGCCCAGCGCCGCATCGGGCTCGAGCAGGCGGATGCGCTCGATGTCGACGTCCAGCTCGGCCAGCGCCTCGCGCGCCACCTCAAACAGGCCGAGGTTGCTCAGGCTGTCGACCAGCAGACGGCCGATGAGAAATTCCAGCGAGAGGTAGTACACCCGCTTGCAACCGCCCTGGTAGGTCTGCCGGGTGCATTCCATCCAGTGGTCGATGATGTGGTCGCGTGCGGCAAGCGCCACCGCCTCGAACCAGTCGTAGTCGGATGCGCTTTCGGAGTCCTTGCCGACCGAATAGGTCAGCTTGCGCAAGACCTTCTCGCGGAACGCGCTGACTTCGTCGGAAGGGGAAACGCCGGATTCCTGCGTCATGGATAGTCCTCGCGGCTGGAAAACATACAAGAGGGACTCGTGGCGGGGCGGCCGGTTCACCTCATCGGGCAGTCCAGACAGGTTTGCAGGTTTCCTTTACATCTGCGCGACCGCCCGTCCGGCGTACGCCGCTGGCAATTGCCGCGCAGCCCGTTATGATCGCGCACCTTTTTTCATCGAAACGCGCGCCGTGAAACACTCGCTGATCGCCTCATCCGACCCGGAACGCCTGGAAACCTGGGCCCGCTACAGCAACGGGCTGTGCCGCGACTGCCACGCGACCTGCTGCACCCTGCCGGTGGAGGTGCGCATCGACGACCTGATCCGTCTGGGGCTGGTCGACGAGTTCGAGCGCGACGAACCGGCCAAGCAGGTCGCCCGGCGCCTGAGCCGCGAAGGGGTGGTCGAGCACTTCAACCACAAGCGCGAGATTTTCACCCTGACCCGCCTAGCCAACGGCGACTGCCTCTACCTCGACCGCCAGACGCGCCTGTGCACGGTCTACGCCAAGCGCCCAGACACCTGCCGCAACCACCCGCACGTCGGCCCGCGTCCGGGCTACTGCGCCTACCAGCGCAAGAGCGAGCGCCGCACCAGCCGCTGAAACCTGCGCCGCAGCGCCGGTTCACCGCCGGCGCAGGCAACCGGACGGCGCACTGCCGGCCGAGGTGAAGCATGACCAGGCTGGCAAAATCGTGACTCAACAGTCATGCTTGGCGTCTTTCCTGTCTCCGCCACGTTTTAGGAATCTCCCCGGCATGAGCCGCGATAGCCGCTACCTGGAAGCCATCCTCCATCACGACATTCCGCTGACGCGCTCGCTGGGCCTGCGCGTCGCGCAGTGGGAAAACCACGAACTGCGCCTGAACGTGCCGTTGCAGCCGAACATCAACCACAAGAGCAGCATGTTCGGCGGCAGTCTGTACTGCGCCGCGGTGTTGGCTGGCTGGGGCTGGCTGCATCTGCGTCTGCGCGAAGCCGGCATCGAGGATGGCCACATCGTCATCCATGAAGGCCAGATCGAATACCCGCTGCCAGTGGTCGATGATGCAATCGCCATCTGCTCCGCGCCGACGCCGGAAGCCTGGGAGCGCTTCGAAGCGATCTACCGCCGCCGCGGCCGCTCGCGTCTGGAACTGCACAGCCGCATCCTCGCCGCCGACGGCCGCGACGCGGTGCGTTTCACCGGGCAGTTCGTGCTGCACAAATAGCCCCGCCCGGGGCCTCGTGATCATCCCGCCTCTAGCGCAGCGCCGGCCTCACGGTTGCTGCGCGATGTCCAGCAGTTCGTCGCGCCAGTCGGCGCCGGCCGGCAGTGCCAGGAACGACGGATTCAGATAGCCCTCGCGCGCCTCGTAGGTCAGCGGCGCGCCGGCGACATCCAGCACTTCGCCGCCCGCCCCTTCGAGCACGCCCTGCGCGGCCGCGGTATCCCACTGCGAGGTCGGCGCCAGGCGCGGATAGCAGTCGGCGGAGCCCTCAGCGAGCAGGCAGAACTTCAGCGAGCTGCCGACGTTCGCCAGCTCGAGCTCGCCGAATCGCTGGCGCAGGCGTTCGAGCAACTGTTCCTGGGCCGGACTGCTGTGCCGCCGGCTGGCCACCACGGTGAAAGCGCCGACCGGCTGCCGGCGTGTGCGCAGCGGGCGGAGCGTGCCGTCCACCTCGCCACACCAGGCGCCCAGCGCGGCGCCACCGTAATAACAGCGCCCATTGGCGGGAATGCCCACTACGCCGAAGCACACCCGGCCGCGCTCGATCAGCGCCACGTTGACGGTGAACTCCTCGCTGCCGGCGATGAATTCCTTGGTGCCGTCCAGCGGATCGACCAGCCACCAGCGCGTCCAGCCGGCACGCTCGGCCAGCGGTAGCGCGCAGTCTTCTTCGGACAGTACCGGAATGCCGGGGTCCAGCGCCGTCAGGCCGTCGAACAGCAGCCGATGCGCGGCCATGTCCGCCGCTGTCACCGGCGATTCGTCGGCCTTGGTCTGCACTGCCAGTTCGCGGCGCCAGTACGGCAGGGTCGCCGCACCGGCCGCGCGCACCAGATCGATCACCGCCGGCAGGTAGCGATGAATCATTGGCCGAACTCCCCACGCTGGGTCAGCAGATCGCGCGCCAGGTACAGCGCGGCCAGCGCGCGGCCCTCGCTGAACTGCGGATGCTGGATCAGGCTCGACAGTTCGTTCAGCGAATACTGCTCGACGCGCATCGGCTCCGGCTCATCGCCCGGGAGGCGTTCGGGATAGAGGTCGCGCGCCAGCACCACCTGGATCTTCTGGCTCATGTAACCCGGCGACAGCGACAGCTCGGTCAGCAGTTCCAGGCGTCGCGCGCCGAAACCGGCTTCTTCCTTCAACTCGCGGTTGGCGGCCTCGAGCACATCCTCGCCGGGTTCGATCAGGCCCTTGGGCAGCGACAGCTCGTAGCTGTCGGTACCGCCGCAGTATTCCTCGATCAGCAGCACATTGTGCGCATCGGCCAGCGCCACGATCATCACCGCGCCGTAGCCGGTCCCCTTGCCGACCAGGCGCTCGTAGGTGCGCTCGACACCATTGGAGAAGCGCAGCTGCAGCTCCTCGACGCGGAACAGGCGGCTGCTCGCAACGATCTCACGGGCAAGCACGGTGGGTTTCTGGCGCATGGGACACTCCTGCAAACGCGAGCAGCTATGATAACCCGGCTTCTGGCGGCAGCCGTGAACGCTTTGCTGCACGCCACCGTCTCAACCCTATCCGACCATCAAGAGCCCGCCATGATCACCGCCCCGCCCTGGTCTACCATCGATACCGTCCTGCTCGACATGGACGGCACGCTGCTGGACCTGCATTTCGATAATCACTTCTGGCTCGAATTCCTGCCGCAGCGCTACGCCGAGCGCCACGGCATCAGCCGCACGATGGCCGAAATGGAGTTGACGCCGCTGTTCAACGAACACCAGGGCAAGCTGACCTGGTACTGCCTGGACTTCTGGACCCGCGAGCTCGACCTGCCGATCCGCGAGATGAAGCGCGAAATCGCCCATCTGATCGCCCTGCGCCCGGCCGCCGACCAGTTTCTCGCCGCACTGCGCGATGCCGGCAAACGCGTGGTCCTGATCACCAATGCCCATCGCGATTCGCTGTCGCTGAAGCTTGAGCGCGTCGAACTGGCACCCTGGTTCGACCGTCTGATCAGTTCGCACGATTATGGCTTCCCCAAGGAAGACCCGCAGTTCTGGCACGCCCTGCGCCAGGATCTGGAGCTGGCACCGGAGCGCGCGCTGTTCATTGACGACAGCCTGCCGATCCTGCGCAGCGCCCGCGCATTCGGCATTGCCCATCTGCTGGCCGTGCGCGAACCGGACAGCCGGCGCGGCCACAAGGACACCGAGGAGTTCGCCGCGGTCGAAAGCTATCCGGAGCTGATCCGCAGCTTGCAGGGGCGCGCTGCCTGACAAAGCGCGCTTTTCTACCGCGAGTAACCCCGTAGAATCGTCGCGCTGCGAGCGCCACGACCATGACGCGCCTCGCAGCGCCCTCTGCGCGTTGGCCGGCCCGCGCACAGGCTCATCTTCCGGCCACACAGCCGACCACGGTGCAAGGAATGGAACAGGTTATGCCGACAGCTGAGCGCTGGCCGCACAGCAGCAGCGAAATGGGCGAACGGATTCGCCGATACGACTGGCAGGTCACCCCGCTGGGTCCGCCCGCGGACTGGCCGGCGGCCCTGCGCCTGCTGGTCGATACGATCCTCGATGCCCCCGGGCCCATGTGCATCCTCTGGGGCGAGGACAACATCCAACTCTACAACGACGCCCACGCGCGGCTGATCGGCCGACGCCATCCGGCCGAGCTGGGCAGCCCGGCCTGCGGCACCTGGGGCGCCACTTGGGAACTGCTCGAACCCGCCTGCGACGGCGCGCGGCGGGGCGAGGCGCGCCTGCTGCACAACCGCCACATGCTGATCGAGCGCCACGACGAAGCGGAAGATGCCTGGTTCGACATGGCGCTGAGCCCGATCCGCGACAGCCGGGGCGCGATCGCCGGCCTGCTGCTGTGCCTCAACGAAACCAGCGAGCGCATGCGCAGCGATGCCCGCCTGTCGCAGACGGCGCTGCGCTACAAGCTCAGCGCCGAGGCCTACCGCCTCAGCGAACAACGCCTGCAGTTGGCGCTGGAAGCCAGCGACCTGATCGGCATCTGGGACTGGGACGTGCAGGGCGGAGCGACCTGCGAGCAGGTCGAGCTGCTCTGCCATGTGCCGGAGCAGGACTATACGACGCCCCAGCAGAGCCTCTCGGTCCAGCCGTTTGTCGAACACATCCACCCCGACGACCGCGCCCGCGTGCTCGCAGCGATGCAGCAATGCGTCGCCGGCAACGGCACCTTCGCCGAGCGTTACCGGCTGCACACTGACGATGAACAGCCGCGCTGGGCCTACGCGCGCGGGCGCTGCCACTATGGTGAAGACGGTCGCGTGCTGCGCTTTCCCGGCGCGGTGATGGACATCAGCCGTCAGCACGCCAGCGAACTGGCCCTGCGCCAGAGCGAGGCGGAGATCAAGATGATCACCGACGCACTGCCGCTGCTGATCGGCTACATCGACGATCAGGAACGTTTCCGCTTCAACAACCGCTACTACGAGGATTGGTTCGGCTATCCGCCGGAATGGCTGCGCGGCAAGACCGTGCGCGAGATCCTCGGCGAGGCCGGTTATCAGCTGCGGCGCGCCAACATCCGCGCCGCGCTGAACGGCGAAACGGTGACCTTCGAGGCCCACAGCCCGCACCGCGACGGCGGGCAGCGGCGCTCGCTGGTGCACTACCTGCCGCGCGTCGACGTCCACGGCAAGGTGATCGGCTTCTTCGTCATGGCACTGGACGTCACCGAGCGCTGGCGCGCCGAACAGGCCCTGCGCGAACTCAACGAGACGCTGGAAAGCCGCATTCAGGAGCGTACCCAGGCGCTGGCCGAGGTTTACGAACGCCTGCTCAAGGAAATGGCCAGCCGCGAACAGGCTCAGGACGCCCTACGCCAGGCGCAGAAGATGGAGGCCGTCGGCCAGCTCACCGGCGGCATCGCGCACGATTTCAACAATATGCTCACCGGCATCATCGGCGGGCTGGACCTGATCCAGCGCTACATTCAGTCCGGCCGCCACGGCGAAACCCAGCGTTTCATCGACGCCGCGGTTACCTCCGCCAATCGCGCCGCGGCACTCACCCATCGGCTGCTGGCCTTCGCGCGCCGTCAACCGCTGAACCTCAAGCGAGTCGAACTCAACGCGCTGATCGACTCGATGCACGACCTGCTGATCCGCACGCTCGGCAGTCATATCCAGATTGAAATGCAGCTGCAGGCCGATCTGTGGCCGGCCTACAGCGACGACAACCAGCTGGAAAGCGCGCTGCTCAACCTGGTGATCAACGCCCGCGACGCCATGCCCGACGGCGGCACGCTGCGCATCGGCACCGCCAACGTGATGCTCGAGCGCGCCCGCCAGGTCGGCGACCTGGCGCCCGGCGCCTACGTCACCCTGACAGTCGCCGACAGCGGCTGCGGCATGACACCCAAGGTCCTGGCCAGCGCCTTCGAGCCGTTCTTCACCACCAAACCCATCGGCCAGGGCACCGGCCTTGGGCTGTCGATGATCTACGGCTTCGCCCGGCAAGCGGGCGGGCATCTGCAGATCACCAGCGAGCCGGACGCCGGCACCGAAGTGTGCCTGTACCTGCCGACCCACGCCGAGGCGGTGCCCTGCGCCCCGGCTCCAAGCGCCGCTGCCGCGGTGCTGCGTGCGCAGCAGGGCGAATGCGTGCTGGTGGTCGAAGACGACCCGGCAGTACGCCTGCTGGTGCTCGATGTGCTGGATATGCTCGGTTATCAGGCCCTGGAAGCGGCCGAAGGCACCGCGGCGGTGGCAATCCTGGAATCGGAGCAGCGCATCGATCTACTGGTCACCGACGTCGGCCTGCCGGGCATGAACGGCCGGCAGCTGGCCGATATCGCCCGCCAGCAGCGCCCGCAGCTGCCGGTGCTGTTCATGACCGGTTATGCCGAGCGCGCTGCCAGCAGCGGGTTCCTCGACAGCGGCATGGACATGATCAGCAAGCCCTTCACCATCGACCAGTTGGTGCAACAGATCAGCGCCATCCTGGCCGAGACCGATCGCCAGCCGGACCGCGCGGAGCCCCTTCACAACCAGTCCTAGACCGCTTCGCTTGTTTGAAGTTCCTTTTGCAAAACAAATACTTGCGGAGTTTGCGCAAGCTCACACCTTTCATCGGAGGGCGCTTGCGCCGCTGCGGTTCGGCGGGTAAGGATCGCGGCGCCATCCACTCTGAGGTTGCGTCAATGAAGTATTCCTCGATTCTGCTGTTGTCCGCGAGCCTGCTCAGCAGTGCCGCATTTGCCGGAAGCAATACCGAAGCGGCCGTTGGCGGCGCGCTGGGCGGCGCGCTGGGCTCGGTGGTCGGTGAACATCTGGGCGGCTCCACCGGCGCCGCCATCGGAGCCGGTGTCGGCGGCGCGGCAGGCGGTGCAGTCGGCGCGGACCGGCGCAACCGTACCGAAGCGGCCATCGGCGGCGGCCTGGGCGCGGCCGGCGGCAACGTCATCGGCCAGCGAGTCGGCGGCAGCACCGGCGGCCTGATCGGTGCGGCGGTCGGTGGTGGTGCCGGCGGCGCGCTGGGCAACGCCTACGGCGATGACGACCGCGATTACCGTGATCGTGACCGGCGCTATTACCGCGACGGACATCGTCACCCTGGCAAGGGCCACTACAAGAAAAAGTGGCATAAGCACCATCACTAAGCACTGTCAGCGGGCAGCCACGCGGGCATGACCAAGAGGCCGGGCGGATCATCGATCCCCCGGCCTCTTCGTCGTTCAGGCCAGCGCTTCGAGCGCGCGGCGCAGACTATCCGGGATCGACGTCGGCCGGTTGTCGGCGCGACGCACGAAGACGTGGACGAAACGCCCGGCAGCGCAGGCTTCGTCTTCGCCACGGCGAAACACCGCCAGCTCGTACTGCACCGATGAACTACCCAGGCGGGCAACGCGCAGGCCGACTTCGAGGGCATCCGGGAAGGCGATGGAGGCGAAGTAGTCGCACGAGGAGCTGACCACGAAGCCGACAACCTCGCCGTCGTGGATATCCAGCCCGCCGTGGTGGATCAGGTAGGCATTCACTGCCGTATCGAAAAAGCTGTAGTAGGTCACGTTGTTGACATGGCCGTAGAGGTCGTTGTCGTGCCAGCGCGTGCTGATGGCATGGAAATGCCGGTAGTCGTCGCGCAGATGCCGGGCTTGCTCGGACATGCAGAGGCTCCTCAGTAGGCGGCACGGTAGATGGTTAGGGCGTCGGCCTCAGTGACCTCGCGCGGATTGTTCACCAGCAGGCGCTGCTGCAGCATCGCCTCCTTGGCCAGCTGCGGCAGCAACTCTTCCGGCACGCCGGCGTCGCGCAGGCGGGTCGGCAACCCCATGCGGGCACTCATCTGCTCGAACTCCTCGATCAGCTGCTCGGCGTAGGTGGACGGATCATCTGTGCGCAGCCGATCGCCCAACACGATGGGCGCCAGCTCACCGTAGTGCGTGGCCGCCGCGCTGACGTTGAAGCGCAGCACCTGCGGCAACACCAGGGCGTTGGACAGCCCATGGGGAATGTGGAAATTGCCTCCCAGCGGATAGGCCAGCGCGTGCACGGCGGCGACCGGCGCGTTGGCGAACGCCTGGCCGGCCAGGCAGGCGCCCAGCAGCATGGCCTGGCGTGCCTCGCGGTTGCTGCCGTTGTGCACCGCCTCGTCCAGATTGGCCGCCAAGAGGCGCAGCGCCTCGCGGGCCAGCAGGTCGGACATGGGATTCTTCTTCAGCGCGCTGGTGTAGGCCTCGATGGCATGCACCATGGCGTCGATGCCGGTGGCCGCGGTCACCGCCGGCGGCAGGCCGAGGGTGAGATCGGCGTCGAGCAGCGCCAGGTCCGGCAGCAGCAGGGGCGAAACCACGCCCATCTTGGTCGTCTCACCGGTGGTGATGATGGCGATCTGCGTGACTTCCGAGCCGGTGCCGGCGGTGGTCGGCACCTGGATCAGCGGCAGACGCTGGCCCTTGGCGTTGCCCACGCCATAGATGTCCTGCAGCGATTGCGCGCAATCAGGATGGGCCAACAGCGCGACCAGCTTGGCTACGTCCATGGAGCTGCCGCCGCCGAAGCCGATGATCAGATCCGCCCGGGACGCCCTGGCCTGCGCCACCGCCGCCAGGACGATGTGCTCGGGCGGGTCGGCAACGACCTGATCGTAAACCGCGACCTGCAGCCCTTCCGTCTCGAAGCCCGGCAGGACTTCGTCGAGCAGGCCGAAACGGGTGATGCCCGGGTCGGTCACCACCAGCACCGAGCGCGCCGCACGCTCCTTGCAGAGGCTGGCCAGCCGGCGCGACGAGCCGGGCTCGCAGATCAATTGAGCGGTTGTGGCAAAGCTGAACGGATGCATCGGTGCCTCCTGTGATCGATTAGCTCAAAACGCGAAGTCGCTTTCCGGCAGCGCCATCAAACAATCCGCGCCACCCTGAATGGCTTCCCGATGCGCACTCGCCCGCGGTAGCACACGGCGCAGATAGAAATCCGCACTGGCCAGCTTGGCCTGATAGAAAGCCTCCTCGCCGGCGCCCTGCTCCAGCGCATCCTGTGCACGCGCCGCGGCCTGCAGCCAGAGGCCGGCCAACAGGACATAGGCCGAGTACTGCAGGAAATCCACCGACACCGCGCCGATCTCCTGGGGATCGCGACCGGTGGCGGCGATGATCTCGGCGCTCAGCTCGCGCCACTCGCCAATCCGCGCCTGCACCTTGCTCGCCATCTCATGCAGCGCTGGTCGGTCGATCTGTCGGTCGCAAATCTCGCTGAATTCGGCCTGCAATGCGGACAGTTCCGCGCCGCCGTCACCGAGCAGCTTGCGACGGATGTAATCGAGCGCCTGAATGCCGTTGGTGCCCTCGTAGAGTTGGGTGATGCGGCTGTCGCGCATCAGCTGTTCCATGCCCCATTCGCGGATATAGCCGTGACCGCCGTAGACCTGCACGCCGAGGCTCGCCACCTCCTGACCCATGTCGGTGAAGAACGCCTTGACGATGGGGATCAGCAGCGCCGCGCGCTTGCCCGCCGCCTTGCGATAGCTCGGCTCGGGATGGCCGTGCTCGAGGTCCAGCTGCCGGGCGCAGTAGGCCGCCAGCATGCGGCTGCCTTCGACCAGCGTCTTTTGCGTCAGCAGCATGCGGCGCACGTCGGGGTGCACGATGATCGGGTCGGCTGGCTTGTCCGGATGCTGCGCGCCTGCCAACCCACGAGACTGCAAGCGCTCACGGGCATAGGCCAGCGAACCCTGATAAGCCTGTTCGGCAATGCCAAGCCCCTGCAAGCCGACCTGGAAGCGCGCGTCGTTCATCATGGTGAACATGCACGCCAGGCCCTGATTGGGCTCGCCGACGATCCAGCCGGTGGCGCCGTCGAAGTTCATCACGCAGGTCGCCGCGCCCTTGATGCCCATCTTGTGTTCGATGGCACCGCAGCTCAGCGCGTTGCGCGCGCCCGGCGTGCCGTCGGTATTGGCGATGAACTTGGGCACCAGCAGCAGGCTGATGCCTTTCACCCCGGCCGGCGCATCCGGCAGCCGTGCCAGCACCAGATGCACGATGTTCTCGCTCATGTCGTGCTCGCCGCCGGAGATGAAGATCTTGCTGCCGCTGACCTTGTAGCTGCCGTCCGCCTGCGGCTCGGCGCGGGTGCGCAGCAGGGCGAGATCGGTGCCGGCCTGCGGCTCGGTCAGGCACATGGTGCCGCTCCAGCGGCCGCTGACCAGCTTCTCCAG belongs to Pseudomonas phenolilytica and includes:
- a CDS encoding acyl-CoA thioesterase yields the protein MSEQARHLRDDYRHFHAISTRWHDNDLYGHVNNVTYYSFFDTAVNAYLIHHGGLDIHDGEVVGFVVSSSCDYFASIAFPDALEVGLRVARLGSSSVQYELAVFRRGEDEACAAGRFVHVFVRRADNRPTSIPDSLRRALEALA
- a CDS encoding PAS domain-containing protein, giving the protein MPTAERWPHSSSEMGERIRRYDWQVTPLGPPADWPAALRLLVDTILDAPGPMCILWGEDNIQLYNDAHARLIGRRHPAELGSPACGTWGATWELLEPACDGARRGEARLLHNRHMLIERHDEAEDAWFDMALSPIRDSRGAIAGLLLCLNETSERMRSDARLSQTALRYKLSAEAYRLSEQRLQLALEASDLIGIWDWDVQGGATCEQVELLCHVPEQDYTTPQQSLSVQPFVEHIHPDDRARVLAAMQQCVAGNGTFAERYRLHTDDEQPRWAYARGRCHYGEDGRVLRFPGAVMDISRQHASELALRQSEAEIKMITDALPLLIGYIDDQERFRFNNRYYEDWFGYPPEWLRGKTVREILGEAGYQLRRANIRAALNGETVTFEAHSPHRDGGQRRSLVHYLPRVDVHGKVIGFFVMALDVTERWRAEQALRELNETLESRIQERTQALAEVYERLLKEMASREQAQDALRQAQKMEAVGQLTGGIAHDFNNMLTGIIGGLDLIQRYIQSGRHGETQRFIDAAVTSANRAAALTHRLLAFARRQPLNLKRVELNALIDSMHDLLIRTLGSHIQIEMQLQADLWPAYSDDNQLESALLNLVINARDAMPDGGTLRIGTANVMLERARQVGDLAPGAYVTLTVADSGCGMTPKVLASAFEPFFTTKPIGQGTGLGLSMIYGFARQAGGHLQITSEPDAGTEVCLYLPTHAEAVPCAPAPSAAAAVLRAQQGECVLVVEDDPAVRLLVLDVLDMLGYQALEAAEGTAAVAILESEQRIDLLVTDVGLPGMNGRQLADIARQQRPQLPVLFMTGYAERAASSGFLDSGMDMISKPFTIDQLVQQISAILAETDRQPDRAEPLHNQS
- a CDS encoding YkgJ family cysteine cluster protein; translation: MKHSLIASSDPERLETWARYSNGLCRDCHATCCTLPVEVRIDDLIRLGLVDEFERDEPAKQVARRLSREGVVEHFNHKREIFTLTRLANGDCLYLDRQTRLCTVYAKRPDTCRNHPHVGPRPGYCAYQRKSERRTSR
- a CDS encoding thioesterase domain-containing protein, with the translated sequence MSRDSRYLEAILHHDIPLTRSLGLRVAQWENHELRLNVPLQPNINHKSSMFGGSLYCAAVLAGWGWLHLRLREAGIEDGHIVIHEGQIEYPLPVVDDAIAICSAPTPEAWERFEAIYRRRGRSRLELHSRILAADGRDAVRFTGQFVLHK
- the nudE gene encoding ADP compounds hydrolase NudE, which translates into the protein MRQKPTVLAREIVASSRLFRVEELQLRFSNGVERTYERLVGKGTGYGAVMIVALADAHNVLLIEEYCGGTDSYELSLPKGLIEPGEDVLEAANRELKEEAGFGARRLELLTELSLSPGYMSQKIQVVLARDLYPERLPGDEPEPMRVEQYSLNELSSLIQHPQFSEGRALAALYLARDLLTQRGEFGQ
- a CDS encoding glycine zipper domain-containing protein, with the translated sequence MKYSSILLLSASLLSSAAFAGSNTEAAVGGALGGALGSVVGEHLGGSTGAAIGAGVGGAAGGAVGADRRNRTEAAIGGGLGAAGGNVIGQRVGGSTGGLIGAAVGGGAGGALGNAYGDDDRDYRDRDRRYYRDGHRHPGKGHYKKKWHKHHH
- a CDS encoding iron-containing alcohol dehydrogenase translates to MHPFSFATTAQLICEPGSSRRLASLCKERAARSVLVVTDPGITRFGLLDEVLPGFETEGLQVAVYDQVVADPPEHIVLAAVAQARASRADLIIGFGGGSSMDVAKLVALLAHPDCAQSLQDIYGVGNAKGQRLPLIQVPTTAGTGSEVTQIAIITTGETTKMGVVSPLLLPDLALLDADLTLGLPPAVTAATGIDAMVHAIEAYTSALKKNPMSDLLAREALRLLAANLDEAVHNGSNREARQAMLLGACLAGQAFANAPVAAVHALAYPLGGNFHIPHGLSNALVLPQVLRFNVSAAATHYGELAPIVLGDRLRTDDPSTYAEQLIEEFEQMSARMGLPTRLRDAGVPEELLPQLAKEAMLQQRLLVNNPREVTEADALTIYRAAY
- the cysQ gene encoding 3'(2'),5'-bisphosphate nucleotidase CysQ, whose amino-acid sequence is MIHRYLPAVIDLVRAAGAATLPYWRRELAVQTKADESPVTAADMAAHRLLFDGLTALDPGIPVLSEEDCALPLAERAGWTRWWLVDPLDGTKEFIAGSEEFTVNVALIERGRVCFGVVGIPANGRCYYGGAALGAWCGEVDGTLRPLRTRRQPVGAFTVVASRRHSSPAQEQLLERLRQRFGELELANVGSSLKFCLLAEGSADCYPRLAPTSQWDTAAAQGVLEGAGGEVLDVAGAPLTYEAREGYLNPSFLALPAGADWRDELLDIAQQP
- the yrfG gene encoding GMP/IMP nucleotidase codes for the protein MITAPPWSTIDTVLLDMDGTLLDLHFDNHFWLEFLPQRYAERHGISRTMAEMELTPLFNEHQGKLTWYCLDFWTRELDLPIREMKREIAHLIALRPAADQFLAALRDAGKRVVLITNAHRDSLSLKLERVELAPWFDRLISSHDYGFPKEDPQFWHALRQDLELAPERALFIDDSLPILRSARAFGIAHLLAVREPDSRRGHKDTEEFAAVESYPELIRSLQGRAA
- a CDS encoding acyl-CoA dehydrogenase C-terminal domain-containing protein, translating into MEYKAPLRDMRFVLHELFDATSHCELLGNGLDRELIDGVLEEAARYTGGEIAPLNRNSDEEGVTLENGEVRTPQGFVEAYQQYVDNGWASMTGPSEYGGQGFPQLVACNFHEMLMAASLSFRIYSGLTEGAVLALYKHGSDALKNAYLEKLVSGRWSGTMCLTEPQAGTDLALLRTRAEPQADGSYKVSGSKIFISGGEHDMSENIVHLVLARLPDAPAGVKGISLLLVPKFIANTDGTPGARNALSCGAIEHKMGIKGAATCVMNFDGATGWIVGEPNQGLACMFTMMNDARFQVGLQGLGIAEQAYQGSLAYARERLQSRGLAGAQHPDKPADPIIVHPDVRRMLLTQKTLVEGSRMLAAYCARQLDLEHGHPEPSYRKAAGKRAALLIPIVKAFFTDMGQEVASLGVQVYGGHGYIREWGMEQLMRDSRITQLYEGTNGIQALDYIRRKLLGDGGAELSALQAEFSEICDRQIDRPALHEMASKVQARIGEWRELSAEIIAATGRDPQEIGAVSVDFLQYSAYVLLAGLWLQAAARAQDALEQGAGEEAFYQAKLASADFYLRRVLPRASAHREAIQGGADCLMALPESDFAF